The following nucleotide sequence is from Chryseobacterium sp. CY350.
TCACGAAGTTGAATGATATCGACGCCGCCTAAGATCGATTGTTCTGCAACTTTAAGAAAATCTTTACCCAAGCAGTCCTCTTCGGAAATGACCAAATATAATTGATAAGGAAATGAAGAATGTGCGGTCATTATTCAACAAGTTTCAAATGAGTGAGAAATTCCTTTTCAGTCAAATTATACAATTTGTCGATAAGGTTGAGCTGTAAGCTTCCGGGACCTGAACTTTTTTCAGAGGCAATTTCTCCTGCAATGCCGATCAGGCTCATCGCTGAAACCACGGCTTCCGTTTTATCTTCAATGACTCCGATGAATGCACCGATCATTGCGGAAGCAGTACAGCCAAGACCTGTAACTTTTGTCATCATTGGATGTCCGTTTTTTAAATAAATAATTTTATTGCCGTTAATGATGATATCAGTTTCACCGGAAATACAGACCACTGAATTGTAATTTTGAACCAGGGTCTTTGCTGCTTCCAAGGCTTCTGTGCTTTGAGCTGTACTGTCTACTCCTTTTGTAATACTGGCATTTGCATTTGCAAGGGCGATGATCTCCGAAGCATTTCCACGAATCGCTGTTGGATGGTATTTTAAAAGCGTACTCAGAACTGTATCACGATAAGCAGTAGCGCCAGCTCCTACAGGATCTAATATCCAGGGCTTTGCTAATTGATCAGCTTTGTTGGCGGCCAGCAGCATTGATTCTTCCCAATATTCATCAAGTGTACCTATATTGACCACTAAAGAATTTGAGATCTTGACCATGTCTAGCACCTCTGGTTTTCCATGAGCCATTATGGGCGATGCGCCAACGGCCAAAAGAGCGTTGGCTGTATTGTTCATCACAACATAATTGGTGATATTATGAACTAGGGGAGAAGTATTTCTTACGTGAAGGATGTGTTGCCAGAGATTATTTTCCATTCTAATATTTGTTTGTAAATAGAAGCTTTAGGATAAAATCCGGAACAACAGTCATTATCAGAATAATGACTTATTGCTTTTCCCTACGTCGGTGTAAGCCGTATCAGGTTCAAAGGGACTGTCTCAATTCTATTTAGAATACCCCTAAAGCGTGAAGCAAAAGTATTGAAAAATTATCAAAATGCTATAATAATTTCGCCTGATATTAAAGGATTAATTTTTATCATTTTTTCTAATAAATTTATTGTTATAGGAGCCCGTAGAAAAATGATCTCACTGGCTTTTTTTTAAATTGCAATCTTACAAATGAATATTTGCAGTACATAATGGCTTCATTTTCATAAGGGTTTCCTTACTTCTTATAAAAATAGAAGCCAAATATATTGATCATCTCTACTATATTTAACTTTCAGATATAAATATGAGAGTTAAAATTAGCTATAAGGTTACCAGATGATTTACCAAATAAATTCATAAAATTCAATATATCCGAAATAACTCAAACTTAAAAATACTGTATCGATCAATCCATGGACGATTATATTGATCCAAATATTTTGATACTTAATATACAACAGTGCAAATGCAATCCCAATTACAAAAGTCATTATTAATCCAGCTATTCCTTGATACATGTGTGGTAAACAAAAGAGTAATGCTGAGAGAACGACTACGATGACCTTTTTATCTCCGAAAACATTTCTCAGCTGAGCAAAAGCAAATGCCCTGAACAACAATTCCTCTCCTATTGCAGCACTGATCCACATTCTGTACAACCATTTAAAATACTGGGACGCATCGCCTTCAATGTGCTTAAATGCAGAATAATCAGCCTGTTCATTACATAGCCAAGTGACAAATGGCTGTACAATAAAATCCAAACCCAGTTCTAAAATCACATAGGAGGCTATAATTACTTTTAGATCATGAAAATTGAGATTCTTAAAATTTAGCATTTTTAGATTTCCATTCTGAAGATATATGATAATCAAAACAAGTATAATGATAACACAGAACGTGTACGGAAATCTAGTCAGTGGATTGTAGATCACCAGAAAAACTACTGCAAGCAAAACGAGGGACATCCACTTATTCTGAAGTACTGATTTCATCGTAAAAATAATTTATTCAAATATATTAATTGGCTGTTTTTTCTAAAAACATCTAAATCATAGCAAAATGTTTTCAAAAAACGATACAATGTTTTTTTTGAGTTTTTCGAAACTAGCGGAATTTCCGAATTCTTTATTGTCGTAGCCAATTGGAAATCCTTTTTCAACATACGTATTGTTTTTAGCTGCTGTAAGAATTTGGAATTTGTCGTTAACGGTTCCCGTGTCATCAGTGTGGATATCTAAATATTTTATTGATGCGTTTTTAGAAAAATCCAACTTGCTGATGTCAATTGTCTTCACCTCTTTTTTCAAGTCAGACCTAAAATAAAGATTCATCTTTTTCGTGTCAATGACCGTCTGCCATTCACCTGGATGTATGGCGTTCAAGATACTCCAGGCATAGTCTACAGGTTTAGCATCGTACTTATAATTCTTCAGCATATAATATGCACGGTTATACCGGTCTTCCCAGTTCTTATTTTGATCAAAATCAAACTTTTCATTTCCACCCAGAAAATCAAACTTTTTAGCAGCAGCCAGATCCTTATGATATTGATTGTTGCAAAGTAAGGGCATCGGCATTTCCTTGTTGGTAAGGACTGTATACTTACCATTCAATAGAGCAATCGTGGCAGAGTTTCCTTTGGCATCGGTCAGAAAAAAATGACTTCCGGCTGCATTAGGCCACCAGTCGATGTTTGGTCCATCATTCAGATGGGCCACAACTTCATTGACCGATTTGTAATTGTCCAGTTGATACTGGATCCATTGTGCCCAGAACATATTGGGCTGCTTTGGATTGTAAACTTTGGTTGTTTCTTCCAGATATAATTCGACCAAAAAAAGACCTTTTTCATTAACCCCGTAGCAAGGAAAATCATATCCCAAAAGATTGAAGGTGACAGATCCGAATTTTGATGTCCATTGTTTATGAGGCTGAAGTTGATCAGTTGTCAAGTTCTGCCAGCTAATGTTCCTTTTAAGAACATCACGTTTGTTGATGACGATCATTCCCGGCATTGTTTTCCAGTTTTCATTGAAACCAACAACATTATGATTTTTACCTGCGAGTAAAAAAGCGGAGCAGGCTCTACTTTGGACTGAATAGACCATCGAAAAAAATACGATAAAACGCAAAAACAAAAATTTCATAAAGAATAATTTAAAGATTTATTATCAGCAGATGTAGAGAGATTCATCTATT
It contains:
- the thiM gene encoding hydroxyethylthiazole kinase, producing MENNLWQHILHVRNTSPLVHNITNYVVMNNTANALLAVGASPIMAHGKPEVLDMVKISNSLVVNIGTLDEYWEESMLLAANKADQLAKPWILDPVGAGATAYRDTVLSTLLKYHPTAIRGNASEIIALANANASITKGVDSTAQSTEALEAAKTLVQNYNSVVCISGETDIIINGNKIIYLKNGHPMMTKVTGLGCTASAMIGAFIGVIEDKTEAVVSAMSLIGIAGEIASEKSSGPGSLQLNLIDKLYNLTEKEFLTHLKLVE
- a CDS encoding CPBP family intramembrane glutamic endopeptidase, with translation MKSVLQNKWMSLVLLAVVFLVIYNPLTRFPYTFCVIIILVLIIIYLQNGNLKMLNFKNLNFHDLKVIIASYVILELGLDFIVQPFVTWLCNEQADYSAFKHIEGDASQYFKWLYRMWISAAIGEELLFRAFAFAQLRNVFGDKKVIVVVLSALLFCLPHMYQGIAGLIMTFVIGIAFALLYIKYQNIWINIIVHGLIDTVFLSLSYFGYIEFYEFIW
- a CDS encoding linear amide C-N hydrolase; this translates as MKFLFLRFIVFFSMVYSVQSRACSAFLLAGKNHNVVGFNENWKTMPGMIVINKRDVLKRNISWQNLTTDQLQPHKQWTSKFGSVTFNLLGYDFPCYGVNEKGLFLVELYLEETTKVYNPKQPNMFWAQWIQYQLDNYKSVNEVVAHLNDGPNIDWWPNAAGSHFFLTDAKGNSATIALLNGKYTVLTNKEMPMPLLCNNQYHKDLAAAKKFDFLGGNEKFDFDQNKNWEDRYNRAYYMLKNYKYDAKPVDYAWSILNAIHPGEWQTVIDTKKMNLYFRSDLKKEVKTIDISKLDFSKNASIKYLDIHTDDTGTVNDKFQILTAAKNNTYVEKGFPIGYDNKEFGNSASFEKLKKNIVSFFENILL